From one Fibrobacter sp. UWB5 genomic stretch:
- the dnaN gene encoding DNA polymerase III subunit beta: MKFNIKKSVLQEALQIAISAIPNKSTLQILNDYSLRLEGNTLEICATDLNLGVRIKLEVEGERDGEALINARKFSDLVKALVPSCENVSIDVQDHLTRIKWSEKGQASITSFDASDFPPFPEVEGNSLTLAASELAFLVEKTAFAVSTDNTRQNLNGVFMEAKDGKISMVATDGHRMGRASIEQEGANLESGVIVLPKVLQLVLRLAKNEDSVEICTTETHVLFRIGATQIISKLIEGPYPNYRAVIPQNFERTVQANATELLDKVHCILPMANPRTHQIRFQMDGNNMELSATDPDVGGETREALAVTHNGEGSFSIGFDGRYFYEILGMCKSEEVVLKMNTPIGACIIEPVGDDMGFSFLLMPLRLAD; this comes from the coding sequence ATGAAGTTCAATATCAAGAAATCCGTATTGCAGGAAGCGCTCCAGATTGCTATCAGCGCCATCCCCAATAAGTCCACCCTGCAAATCCTTAACGACTATTCGCTGCGTCTCGAAGGAAACACTCTCGAAATTTGCGCTACCGACTTGAACCTCGGTGTGAGGATTAAGCTAGAAGTCGAAGGCGAACGCGATGGCGAAGCCTTAATCAACGCCCGCAAGTTCTCCGACCTCGTTAAGGCCCTCGTGCCTAGCTGCGAAAACGTAAGCATCGACGTGCAGGATCACTTGACCCGCATCAAGTGGAGCGAAAAGGGCCAAGCCTCCATTACGAGTTTCGACGCCAGCGACTTCCCGCCGTTCCCCGAAGTCGAAGGCAACTCCCTTACGCTTGCCGCAAGCGAACTTGCATTCCTGGTCGAAAAGACCGCCTTTGCCGTCTCTACCGACAACACCCGCCAGAACCTGAACGGCGTGTTCATGGAAGCCAAGGATGGCAAGATCTCCATGGTCGCAACCGACGGTCACCGCATGGGCCGCGCAAGCATCGAACAGGAAGGCGCAAATCTTGAATCCGGCGTGATCGTTCTCCCGAAGGTGCTCCAGCTCGTGCTCCGCCTCGCCAAGAACGAAGACTCCGTCGAAATCTGCACCACCGAAACCCACGTGCTGTTCCGCATCGGCGCAACGCAGATTATCTCCAAGCTTATCGAAGGTCCGTATCCGAACTACCGCGCCGTGATTCCGCAGAATTTCGAACGCACCGTTCAGGCCAACGCTACCGAACTGTTGGATAAGGTCCACTGTATTTTGCCGATGGCCAATCCGCGTACGCACCAGATCCGCTTCCAGATGGACGGCAACAACATGGAACTTTCCGCTACTGACCCGGATGTCGGTGGCGAAACCCGCGAAGCTTTGGCCGTGACCCACAATGGCGAAGGCAGCTTCAGCATCGGCTTTGATGGCCGTTACTTCTACGAAATCCTCGGCATGTGCAAGAGCGAAGAAGTGGTGCTCAAGATGAACACCCCGATCGGTGCCTGCATCATCGAACCTGTTGGCGACGACATGGGCTTCAGCTTCTTGCTGATGCCGCTCCGCCTCGCCGACTAA
- a CDS encoding M23 family metallopeptidase — protein MKKLEVHVFPTKTTSGKSYEFSLIGAIVAVVGVVAAILGFILFSPGQILDNITSGNVTNVYKQNAAIKKELKEIRASVDESILKAEETRVLRDSALMVGGLGFVLENVTAMDDSILQKRKSVNEVEMTFKKFLAALESDSAAAEKIPVLHPMRNNHAVKKRFEIVYDPFTDSELPHRGIDYVAAEGDTVFATGAGSVSEVRKHRGFGLAVKIDHGHDVRTFYAHLGQALVKQGEHVHRGQPIALIGESGTQSSIGLHYEVRIDGISINPESFYLTR, from the coding sequence GTGAAGAAGCTTGAGGTCCATGTATTCCCGACCAAGACCACGTCGGGCAAAAGCTACGAGTTTTCGCTGATTGGTGCCATCGTTGCCGTCGTGGGCGTGGTGGCTGCCATTTTGGGATTTATCCTGTTTTCGCCGGGCCAGATTTTGGACAACATAACGAGCGGGAACGTCACCAACGTCTATAAGCAAAACGCTGCCATTAAAAAGGAACTTAAAGAAATCCGTGCCTCGGTCGACGAATCTATTTTAAAGGCCGAAGAAACCCGCGTGCTCCGTGACAGCGCCCTGATGGTGGGCGGCCTTGGCTTCGTGCTCGAAAATGTCACTGCGATGGACGATTCGATTTTGCAAAAACGCAAGAGCGTGAACGAAGTGGAAATGACGTTCAAGAAGTTCTTGGCGGCCCTGGAAAGCGATTCCGCGGCTGCCGAAAAGATTCCGGTGCTGCACCCCATGCGTAACAACCATGCCGTCAAGAAGCGCTTTGAAATCGTCTACGACCCCTTTACCGACAGCGAACTTCCGCACAGGGGAATTGACTACGTGGCAGCCGAAGGCGATACCGTCTTTGCAACCGGGGCAGGCTCCGTGAGCGAAGTCCGCAAGCATCGCGGTTTTGGCCTTGCGGTAAAGATTGACCATGGCCATGACGTGCGCACCTTCTATGCCCACTTGGGTCAGGCCTTGGTAAAGCAGGGCGAACACGTTCACCGCGGGCAGCCCATTGCCTTGATTGGCGAAAGCGGTACGCAGTCGAGCATTGGCCTGCATTACGAAGTCCGCATCGATGGCATCTCCATCAATCCGGAAAGTTTCTATTTAACGAGATAG
- a CDS encoding co-chaperone GroES family protein, which produces MLDPLKNIVVIGDRILIKPLEASNKTGSGLYLPPSVREHDAVHTGLVVKVGPGYPLPVTQDSDAVFRGESPDEVKYLPLQVKEGDEALYLHANGHEIEIDGETYVIISQNAVLMVMRQDVPDDVSGIENL; this is translated from the coding sequence ATGCTGGATCCCTTGAAGAATATCGTGGTCATTGGTGACCGAATCTTGATTAAACCCCTTGAAGCCTCGAACAAGACCGGGAGCGGACTTTATTTGCCCCCGAGCGTTCGCGAGCACGATGCCGTGCATACGGGTTTAGTGGTCAAGGTAGGTCCCGGTTACCCGCTCCCTGTGACTCAAGATTCTGACGCCGTATTCCGCGGGGAATCTCCGGACGAAGTCAAGTACTTGCCGTTGCAAGTCAAAGAAGGCGACGAGGCCCTGTACCTGCATGCCAACGGTCATGAAATTGAAATCGACGGCGAAACCTACGTAATCATCTCGCAGAACGCCGTGCTCATGGTCATGCGCCAAGACGTCCCCGACGACGTCTCCGGAATCGAGAACTTATAA
- a CDS encoding ABC-F family ATP-binding cassette domain-containing protein, whose amino-acid sequence MIQIQNISKSFGEQVLLDGASMLVGDHERVGLVGRNGCGKSTLFKMILGQECIDGGSIDIPKKYTLGYLQQHLNFTHATVHEEACSVLKPNEDGWIEEHKVEAILFGLGFDEESMHKSPALLSGGFQIRLNLAKVLASEPDMLLLDEPTNYLDIVSMRWLSRFLRSWKGEVLLITHDHHFMDEVCTHTVGIHRHKMRKVKGTVEKLRETIAEEEEVAQRTQENEAKKKAQLEQVIERFRYKAAKAAMVQSKIKAAAKLATGERLTHERNLDFSFTEAGFPGKRMLQIKELHFAYGEGPELITDLTMEVFKGDRIAVIGPNGRGKTTLLNLIAKELQPTSGEISHNPNLQINYFGQTNINRLNLDNTVEEEIAAAIEEVAQKSRARGLAGLMMFSGDAALKKVKVLSGGERSRVLLGKILASPCNMLLLDEPTNHLDMESIESLIDALEDYEGTAMVVTHDEELLHAFATRLVVFDGGKCRVFEGTYADFLEKVGWASEKKPGGSESANIKVSNIDVKTDAPTSAPRAKEDRKARADYIAERSKIIKPLEKQLAKLEEDIAKAEALGGELEAKLVTASETGDGNAITAIAKDMDDNKKKVDQLYEDWEKVSAELEAAKDKWKL is encoded by the coding sequence GTGATTCAGATTCAGAACATTTCGAAGTCTTTTGGTGAGCAGGTGCTGCTTGACGGCGCCTCGATGCTTGTAGGCGACCACGAACGCGTGGGCCTTGTGGGCCGCAACGGTTGCGGTAAATCGACCCTTTTCAAGATGATTCTCGGCCAGGAATGCATCGACGGCGGAAGCATCGACATTCCCAAGAAATACACGCTGGGTTACTTGCAACAGCACTTGAACTTTACGCACGCCACGGTTCACGAAGAAGCCTGCAGCGTGCTCAAGCCCAATGAAGACGGCTGGATTGAGGAGCATAAAGTCGAAGCGATTCTGTTCGGTCTGGGTTTTGACGAAGAATCCATGCACAAGAGCCCCGCGCTCCTTTCGGGCGGTTTCCAGATTCGCCTGAACTTGGCAAAGGTCTTGGCTTCTGAACCCGACATGCTATTGCTCGACGAACCGACCAACTACCTGGACATCGTGTCGATGCGTTGGCTCAGCCGCTTTTTGCGCAGCTGGAAGGGAGAAGTCCTTTTGATTACCCACGACCACCATTTTATGGACGAGGTCTGCACCCACACGGTGGGCATTCACCGCCACAAGATGCGCAAGGTCAAGGGCACCGTAGAAAAGCTCCGCGAAACGATTGCCGAAGAAGAAGAAGTCGCCCAGCGCACGCAAGAAAACGAGGCGAAAAAGAAGGCGCAGCTGGAACAGGTCATCGAACGTTTCCGCTACAAGGCCGCAAAGGCCGCCATGGTGCAATCCAAGATTAAGGCGGCGGCAAAGCTTGCTACTGGCGAGCGCCTCACCCACGAAAGGAACCTCGACTTTAGCTTTACCGAAGCTGGATTCCCCGGCAAGCGCATGCTCCAAATCAAGGAACTGCACTTTGCCTATGGCGAAGGCCCGGAACTCATCACCGACCTCACCATGGAAGTCTTCAAGGGTGACCGCATCGCTGTCATCGGTCCGAACGGCCGCGGTAAAACGACGCTCCTAAACTTGATTGCCAAGGAACTGCAGCCGACCTCCGGCGAAATCAGCCACAATCCGAATTTGCAGATCAACTACTTCGGCCAGACAAATATCAACCGCCTGAACCTCGACAACACCGTTGAAGAAGAAATCGCCGCGGCCATCGAAGAAGTGGCACAGAAGAGCCGCGCCCGCGGACTTGCAGGCCTCATGATGTTCAGCGGCGATGCCGCCCTCAAAAAGGTGAAGGTGCTCAGCGGTGGCGAACGTAGCCGTGTACTCCTCGGAAAGATTTTGGCAAGCCCCTGCAACATGCTGTTACTTGACGAACCGACGAACCACCTGGACATGGAAAGCATCGAAAGCCTGATCGACGCCCTCGAAGATTACGAAGGCACAGCGATGGTGGTGACCCATGACGAAGAATTGCTGCACGCCTTCGCTACAAGGCTCGTGGTATTCGATGGCGGCAAGTGCCGCGTGTTCGAAGGCACCTACGCCGACTTCCTCGAAAAGGTCGGCTGGGCCAGCGAAAAGAAACCGGGCGGTTCCGAATCGGCCAACATCAAGGTTTCCAACATTGACGTGAAAACGGATGCGCCCACCAGCGCTCCCCGCGCCAAGGAAGACCGCAAGGCCCGCGCCGACTACATCGCCGAACGCAGCAAGATTATCAAGCCGCTCGAAAAGCAACTCGCCAAGCTCGAAGAAGATATCGCAAAGGCCGAAGCCTTGGGCGGTGAACTTGAAGCCAAGCTTGTGACCGCCTCCGAAACCGGCGACGGCAACGCCATTACCGCCATCGCAAAGGACATGGACGACAACAAGAAGAAAGTCGACCAGCTCTACGAAGATTGGGAAAAGGTGTCCGCCGAATTGGAAGCGGCGAAGGATAAGTGGAAGTTATAA
- a CDS encoding CAP domain-containing protein, producing MMTKKFYSIAVPCAFAMAFGLSACSDDSSSGADANIDTGDEINIPISDKVSSAADKGVSSSSKIDSIKVTKNDPDESDAESSSSTAKNSPESSAEAKSSSSEASAKEDMGFINEGWREDCLAKINEYRATEDLKPLTLASEEKQTCADKQSADDLKTNEAHGHFGDCGEFAQNSGPNFSGSWQKNATAVAEYYLKMMWEDEKAKAEKGVTEYAQIGHYLNMKNTSYTKVACGITLSEDGKKGWFNVDFF from the coding sequence ATGATGACCAAGAAATTCTATTCGATTGCAGTGCCATGCGCGTTTGCCATGGCATTCGGCCTTTCCGCCTGTTCCGACGATTCTTCCTCGGGTGCAGACGCCAATATCGATACCGGCGACGAAATCAACATCCCTATTTCGGATAAAGTATCTAGCGCCGCGGACAAGGGTGTTTCCAGTTCCTCGAAGATTGATTCGATTAAGGTAACGAAGAATGATCCTGACGAGTCGGATGCTGAATCCAGTTCTTCTACAGCAAAGAATTCTCCGGAGTCTTCTGCAGAAGCAAAATCGAGTTCTTCCGAGGCTTCCGCAAAAGAAGACATGGGCTTTATAAACGAGGGCTGGCGCGAAGACTGCCTCGCTAAAATCAACGAATACCGCGCTACCGAAGACTTGAAACCGCTCACGCTCGCTTCCGAAGAAAAGCAGACTTGCGCCGACAAGCAGTCCGCTGACGATCTTAAGACGAACGAAGCTCACGGCCATTTTGGCGATTGCGGCGAATTCGCGCAGAACAGTGGCCCCAATTTCAGTGGTAGCTGGCAGAAGAACGCTACTGCCGTTGCCGAATACTATCTCAAGATGATGTGGGAAGACGAAAAGGCCAAGGCCGAAAAGGGTGTTACGGAATACGCCCAGATCGGTCACTACCTGAATATGAAAAACACAAGCTACACCAAGGTCGCTTGCGGAATCACCCTTTCTGAAGATGGCAAAAAAGGCTGGTTTAACGTAGACTTCTTCTAG
- a CDS encoding alpha/beta hydrolase, with product MRLCIIVLFSVLALFAKDIAWKTDKFLGEPFKMHEFEAENFHATLVGYPFDSVKDSVSLRVPKAAVLYIHGFNDYFFQQELAKQVDSAGYSFFAIDLHKYGRSYRSGETIGELRDISEYYAEIDSAISMIREAEGDSVPFVLMGHSTGGLIACLYAADRQNGAGIAAVVLNSPFLEMNYIWPVRRLAVPVLSALGGVFPDIGVPRSENLNYDKSLHKSEGGEWDYDHNLKVPGSLPIDLGWLHAIHQGHVRVQQGLHLMPPVLVMHSGCSYRDDDWSEEYTYCDGVLNVEHIHEYGANLGPNVKLEQIEGGLHDLILSHKPVRDTVYQKMFDFLDKNVK from the coding sequence ATGAGATTGTGTATTATCGTTCTTTTTTCAGTTTTGGCCCTTTTTGCAAAGGATATCGCATGGAAAACCGATAAGTTCCTCGGTGAACCCTTCAAAATGCATGAATTTGAGGCGGAGAACTTTCATGCAACGCTTGTCGGTTACCCATTCGATTCCGTAAAAGATTCTGTATCATTACGTGTTCCCAAAGCTGCTGTTCTTTACATACACGGGTTTAATGATTATTTCTTTCAACAGGAACTTGCTAAACAGGTAGATTCCGCAGGCTATTCCTTTTTTGCAATCGACTTGCATAAGTACGGCCGTTCATACCGCTCGGGCGAAACCATAGGGGAGCTTCGCGACATTTCGGAGTACTATGCCGAAATCGATTCCGCAATCTCCATGATTCGTGAAGCCGAGGGCGATTCGGTTCCGTTTGTGTTAATGGGGCATAGCACCGGTGGGCTTATCGCCTGTCTGTACGCTGCAGACAGGCAGAATGGCGCGGGAATCGCAGCCGTTGTCCTGAATAGTCCATTTCTCGAAATGAACTACATTTGGCCTGTGCGTCGTTTAGCCGTCCCCGTGCTTTCTGCATTGGGGGGCGTGTTCCCGGATATCGGTGTCCCGCGTAGCGAAAACCTGAACTACGACAAGAGCCTGCACAAGTCCGAGGGCGGAGAGTGGGATTACGACCACAACCTTAAAGTCCCAGGTAGCCTGCCAATCGATTTGGGATGGCTACATGCGATTCACCAAGGGCATGTCCGTGTCCAACAGGGTTTACACCTCATGCCTCCAGTTTTGGTGATGCATAGCGGGTGCAGTTACCGCGATGACGACTGGAGCGAGGAATATACCTACTGCGACGGCGTGCTGAATGTGGAACATATCCATGAATACGGAGCCAACCTTGGCCCGAATGTGAAGCTCGAACAAATTGAGGGCGGCCTTCATGACCTTATTCTTTCGCATAAACCTGTCCGTGACACCGTTTATCAAAAGATGTTTGATTTCTTGGATAAGAACGTGAAATAA
- a CDS encoding GDSL-type esterase/lipase family protein, whose amino-acid sequence MFGKLKVISLAVSLAASSAIAANVACVGNSITEGYGIDWGVKKYPDHLQDLMQPGDSVANFGTSGKMFYKESGESYWVQGKIKEALAFPADIVVIELGTNDSKLFFFTYYNVTVDMLKPSYEDLLDTFAHLPTNPEIYATLQPYSNNVEWGIMDTSIVKYINPLIKETAIEKGVNIIDLHTLFKTPDWFLADSVHPNANGAQELAKIVNKYITMAKPTLTQNMSTLQASAPYGVYWYKDGKLIEGADKEQLTLTEKGKYKALIKVENDNDSWLVSEEIEVTDVGGSTAIAKGNKNAQPKLRKLRHKVDVKGRRAE is encoded by the coding sequence ATGTTTGGAAAATTAAAAGTCATATCTTTGGCTGTATCCTTGGCCGCATCTAGCGCGATTGCCGCCAATGTTGCCTGCGTCGGCAACAGCATTACCGAGGGCTACGGCATTGACTGGGGCGTAAAGAAATACCCCGACCACTTGCAAGACCTGATGCAGCCGGGCGATTCCGTCGCAAACTTCGGGACATCGGGAAAGATGTTCTACAAGGAAAGCGGTGAATCTTACTGGGTACAGGGAAAAATCAAGGAAGCGCTCGCCTTCCCCGCCGACATCGTAGTGATCGAGCTTGGCACCAATGACAGCAAGCTATTCTTCTTTACCTACTACAATGTCACGGTGGACATGTTGAAGCCCTCTTACGAGGACCTGCTCGACACCTTTGCGCACCTGCCCACAAACCCCGAAATTTACGCCACGCTGCAGCCTTATTCCAACAACGTGGAATGGGGCATCATGGACACCTCGATCGTCAAGTATATCAATCCGCTCATCAAGGAAACGGCGATCGAAAAAGGCGTCAACATTATCGATTTGCACACGCTTTTCAAGACTCCGGACTGGTTCCTTGCCGATAGCGTCCACCCGAATGCCAATGGCGCCCAGGAACTCGCCAAAATCGTGAACAAGTACATTACCATGGCAAAGCCGACTTTAACCCAGAACATGTCGACACTGCAAGCAAGTGCCCCATACGGTGTATACTGGTACAAAGACGGCAAGTTGATCGAAGGCGCCGACAAGGAACAGCTCACGCTCACCGAAAAAGGGAAGTACAAGGCCCTCATCAAGGTCGAAAACGACAACGATTCCTGGCTTGTAAGCGAAGAAATCGAAGTTACCGACGTGGGCGGCTCAACCGCCATCGCCAAGGGCAACAAAAATGCGCAGCCGAAACTGCGCAAGCTACGTCATAAAGTGGATGTAAAGGGCAGACGGGCGGAATAA
- a CDS encoding glycosyl hydrolase family 5, producing MKYQFLKSALILGSVLAFVNCSDEATDVIGNLDPNALQPSENDPSAVPADDPCWLINADQPYLIYPAGIVTDLKGNPVATFVFTDETYSTGNMIAADGSTIILSNIALDNLTIVTRATASMALPPSSSATIETPTSSADVAPTVSSSSTVTPATSSETAANDKSSSSEEKQVASSSSATQTTITDGKVTITGSLTQTVAQKASTSEIKFSGLSNEPSRLSWNAYFLETSYSNGTYTVKAITVPEYFEVGEVSEFFKVEGKDYEFKLTVTKAGSGSTSKSSSSQQQQKSSSSQQAKSSSSQQAKSSSSQQAKSSSSVQPVSSSSKEVVTTGCPTIKTKGGASGSGFASRYWDGCKPSCSWKNNAGSAGPAKQCSRDGKTASTNYDEQSVCSGGGAATCTSQIPFTIDGCDNIGFAFAAVPASNGGQCGKCFQLTFTGKGKYETKGNHKKLEGKKLIVMVTNIGADVNQGQFDVMIPGGGVGLYNGTSGYNWGSQGAQYGGLLTDCEKEAGTAGDVTSKRKECLIKKCNSSFGSDTQAKEGCLFLANFMEAAGNPTHNYTEVECPEVLKSKY from the coding sequence ATGAAATACCAATTCCTGAAGTCCGCGCTGATCCTGGGATCCGTTCTGGCATTCGTGAACTGTAGCGATGAAGCTACTGACGTTATCGGCAACCTCGATCCTAACGCTCTTCAACCTTCGGAAAACGATCCAAGTGCCGTGCCGGCAGACGATCCCTGCTGGCTCATCAATGCCGACCAGCCCTACCTTATCTACCCCGCAGGTATCGTGACGGACCTCAAGGGAAATCCGGTCGCGACATTCGTATTTACCGATGAGACCTATTCGACGGGCAACATGATTGCCGCCGACGGTTCCACCATCATCTTGAGCAACATCGCTCTGGACAACCTCACTATCGTTACCCGTGCAACAGCCTCCATGGCCTTGCCGCCGTCTTCTTCCGCAACGATCGAAACCCCGACTTCGTCTGCAGACGTGGCTCCGACGGTTTCTTCCAGCAGCACCGTAACGCCGGCTACCAGCAGCGAAACCGCAGCCAACGACAAGAGCTCCTCCTCTGAAGAAAAGCAGGTCGCAAGCTCCTCTTCGGCTACTCAGACCACCATTACCGACGGAAAGGTTACCATTACCGGTAGCTTGACCCAGACGGTTGCCCAGAAGGCATCTACCAGCGAAATCAAGTTCAGCGGTCTTTCCAACGAACCGTCTCGCCTCTCCTGGAACGCCTACTTCCTCGAAACGAGCTACAGCAACGGCACCTATACCGTCAAGGCTATCACCGTGCCCGAATACTTTGAAGTCGGCGAAGTGAGCGAATTCTTCAAGGTCGAAGGCAAGGATTACGAATTCAAGCTTACCGTGACCAAGGCCGGCAGCGGAAGCACCTCCAAGTCTTCCAGCAGCCAGCAACAACAGAAATCTTCCAGCTCCCAGCAGGCCAAGTCCTCTTCTAGTCAGCAGGCAAAGTCCAGCTCCAGCCAGCAGGCAAAATCCTCTTCTAGCGTCCAGCCGGTATCTTCCAGCAGCAAAGAAGTTGTCACAACGGGTTGCCCGACCATCAAGACTAAGGGTGGCGCAAGCGGCTCCGGCTTTGCAAGCCGCTATTGGGACGGTTGCAAACCGAGCTGTTCCTGGAAGAACAACGCCGGTAGCGCAGGCCCTGCAAAGCAGTGCAGCAGAGACGGCAAAACGGCTAGCACGAATTACGACGAACAGAGTGTCTGTAGCGGTGGTGGCGCCGCTACCTGCACAAGCCAGATTCCGTTCACGATTGACGGTTGCGACAACATCGGTTTCGCCTTTGCAGCAGTTCCTGCATCTAACGGTGGCCAGTGCGGTAAGTGCTTCCAGCTTACCTTTACCGGCAAGGGCAAGTACGAAACCAAGGGCAACCATAAGAAACTCGAAGGCAAGAAGCTCATCGTCATGGTCACAAACATCGGTGCCGACGTGAACCAGGGCCAGTTCGACGTGATGATTCCGGGCGGCGGCGTTGGCCTTTACAATGGTACCTCCGGCTACAACTGGGGATCTCAGGGCGCCCAATACGGCGGACTTTTGACCGATTGCGAAAAAGAAGCCGGTACTGCAGGCGATGTCACCAGCAAGCGCAAGGAATGCCTTATTAAAAAGTGCAACTCCTCTTTCGGTAGCGACACGCAGGCCAAGGAGGGCTGCCTCTTCCTTGCTAACTTTATGGAAGCAGCAGGCAATCCGACCCACAACTACACTGAAGTGGAATGCCCCGAAGTTCTTAAGAGCAAGTACTAA
- a CDS encoding glycosyl hydrolase family 5 produces MKNRFLKSALALSAVLAFVNCSEEATDAINNNLNADNGTEQVQPNDVAWLLDIGQDLLIYPAGIVTDANGSVVGTITFNEDGHTGSITAPDGTPIVDNIDVSLLEITTLEQVKASNTSIPASSATTSTPTSSANATTTPDPLSSASVLPGLSSATDLPGTSSANVQPTSSADVQPGISSSVNNPANSSSSQKQSQSSNSNTQQTVGNITVSGNLTQTVAKGGSISKVTFSGVESEPQRSWTLHFLQANYDKNAKTYTLEGNVPDYWDQAKATEEITIGGQKFSFVLTVSGGATAKSSSSTAKSSNSVQSSSSQQQPKSSSSVVKSSSSVTPSSSSVKSSSSQNTNTNASAEEAKYLNAGAGGQQGWATRYWDCCMPHCAQPAHGGTARTCSANGGKTVIDNNSTKNICQEGGQGATCTSQIPIIVSEKLAYAFAATPGNDNTCGKCFALTFTGEGKYETKDNHKKLQGKTLVVMASNIGYDVAGGQFDVMIPGGGFGAFNGCAQMGWNIPSNTTTYGGFLSDCEKEVGYDGDVYSKRKECLTKKCNSAFANDTEAKEGCLFLATWMEAAGNPMHTYKEVECPQALKSKY; encoded by the coding sequence ATGAAAAACCGATTCCTTAAGTCCGCACTGGCCTTGAGCGCAGTTTTGGCTTTTGTCAATTGCTCCGAAGAAGCAACCGACGCAATCAACAACAATTTGAACGCCGATAATGGAACCGAACAGGTACAGCCCAATGATGTGGCATGGCTTCTCGATATCGGACAAGACCTCCTGATTTATCCTGCAGGCATCGTAACCGACGCTAACGGCAGCGTCGTCGGAACAATCACGTTCAACGAAGACGGCCACACCGGAAGCATCACCGCCCCGGACGGCACTCCTATCGTCGACAACATTGACGTAAGCTTGCTGGAAATCACCACGCTTGAACAAGTCAAGGCAAGTAACACCAGTATTCCCGCATCTTCGGCGACAACAAGCACCCCGACCTCTTCGGCAAATGCAACAACTACCCCCGACCCGCTCTCTTCCGCAAGCGTACTGCCGGGGCTCTCTTCTGCAACGGATCTGCCGGGAACATCTTCGGCTAACGTGCAGCCGACATCTTCCGCCGATGTGCAGCCGGGTATTTCTTCAAGCGTGAACAATCCCGCAAATTCCTCGTCTAGCCAGAAGCAAAGCCAGAGCAGCAACTCGAATACACAGCAGACCGTAGGCAATATCACCGTATCCGGAAACTTGACCCAGACCGTCGCCAAGGGCGGATCTATCAGCAAGGTCACCTTCAGCGGCGTAGAATCGGAACCGCAAAGAAGCTGGACACTGCATTTCTTGCAAGCAAACTACGACAAGAACGCCAAGACCTACACGCTGGAAGGCAATGTGCCCGATTACTGGGACCAGGCCAAGGCAACCGAAGAAATCACTATCGGCGGACAGAAATTCTCCTTTGTCTTGACCGTTAGCGGTGGCGCCACGGCAAAAAGCTCCAGCAGCACGGCCAAGTCCTCCAACAGCGTGCAGTCCTCCTCTTCCCAGCAGCAGCCCAAGTCGAGCAGCTCTGTCGTAAAATCTTCTAGCTCCGTCACCCCGTCTTCGAGCAGCGTAAAGTCCAGCAGCTCGCAGAACACCAATACCAACGCCTCTGCAGAAGAAGCCAAGTACCTCAACGCAGGTGCAGGCGGCCAGCAAGGATGGGCAACCCGCTACTGGGACTGCTGCATGCCTCACTGCGCACAACCCGCACACGGCGGCACGGCTAGGACTTGCAGCGCCAATGGTGGAAAGACTGTCATAGACAACAACAGCACCAAAAATATCTGCCAAGAAGGCGGACAGGGCGCCACCTGCACCAGCCAGATTCCTATTATCGTAAGCGAAAAGCTGGCCTACGCATTCGCGGCAACTCCCGGTAACGACAACACCTGCGGCAAGTGCTTCGCCCTCACCTTTACGGGCGAAGGCAAGTATGAAACCAAGGATAACCACAAGAAACTCCAGGGCAAGACACTTGTGGTGATGGCATCGAACATCGGCTACGATGTAGCCGGCGGTCAGTTTGACGTGATGATTCCGGGTGGCGGATTCGGAGCCTTTAACGGATGCGCGCAGATGGGCTGGAATATCCCGAGCAATACCACGACATACGGCGGTTTCCTCAGCGACTGCGAAAAGGAAGTCGGCTATGACGGCGACGTATACTCCAAGCGCAAGGAATGCCTTACCAAGAAGTGCAACAGCGCCTTCGCGAATGACACCGAAGCCAAGGAAGGCTGCCTCTTCTTGGCAACCTGGATGGAAGCGGCAGGTAACCCCATGCACACCTACAAGGAAGTGGAATGCCCGCAGGCACTCAAGTCGAAATACTAA